Below is a window of Cheilinus undulatus linkage group 8, ASM1832078v1, whole genome shotgun sequence DNA.
AAtaggagaaactaaaaatgcattctaaATAAAAGCTTGGGTTTCAGGAGGACACTGCTGGATGATAGGCCCAACTGGAGGCATGAATGATTGTCAATGGTGAAAAAGCAGCATTTGTCTATATTCCTTAATATGAAAACATATGAAGGGAATTTGCAGGCAAAATACAGTTGATGAAACAGTAAATCCCAGAGAATCTTCATTGTCTTCCACAGAGAGGTACTAATAATGGACTACAACAGAGAAGAGAATGTGTTATTGCTGTTGCTTAATACATGATAAGGATTAAAGTGCATTAAGCTATGTGATAATACTTACAAGTACACAAGTTTTCATCCTGGTTACTGTAAAGGCTGTTGACTCGTTCATTTGGTAGATCTGTGAGTTTAGATTAACAAGTAAGTGAACATGCAATCTAAGTAGAAGGAGAGGTCACACAGGCTAGACTGAGAAAGAGAGTAAGAGGAAAAAGACGGTGCTCACCATTTGCAGGTGTAAAAGCCACAGTCTCATAGGCAGCATCTGGCTCtaaaacaacaagagaacatGAAGACTTGACGGAACCACATCCTTatcaaaatagaaataaaatgttgctGGACCAAACCTTCAAGGTGCCGACATGTGTACTGAGCAGCTCTCTGGGTGTTGTTAAGTCTGCAGTACATGATTAGTATCAGAGTAGCTATTATGGCAATCCCAATAATGACCGAGCAAACAATAGCTGCAATAACTGCTCCATTGCCCTCGTCCGTGCTGGGTTCCAAAATAGTCTTAGTGGTTAGCTGGGTAAGTTGTGCTGTGGAAGACAGAAAGAACATCTAATCAGTTCTCTTTTAATGTGGTATTATTAATGCTTCATATATAAAAGCTGTTATTCCAGTACCTGGTGATTGTGATGGTGTGGCCACAACAATGTTTCCAacttcataaatgaaacagaaaaaggacTGATGAGTTTTTCATTTGTTGccatgatgacaaaaaaagtcttaaattttacCTTGAAGTCTGATTTCATTGCAGCGATGATTTTGTCCAAGCATGTAATTACATCTGTACCAACCACTGTCACTGTCTCTCACAGACCGGATAGTTAATGATGAGCCATTCATTTCAGCTGTTGCAGATGTAATATTAACAATGTTCATTCCTTTTGACATTACCCATGAGATGTTCAGGGATCTTTGTTGCCCTGATGTCACGTTTTCTGAGCAGGACAGGTTTACAGATGCTCCAGGTGTTGCGCTCACAGCCTGCAGGGCTTTGCACTCTGAAAGAGTGGGGTTTGTGTATTAATATCTTTGTAAAAGAGtgagaatatatatatatatatatatatatatatatatatatatatatatatatatatatatttatatttattattattattttttttatatgttcttagtaaaaatcaaacaattttgACACCTGTTTTGATGCAAGTGCATCAAAAATGGGGGTCCAAGGAGCTAAACTTTGGGTAATTTCTTGGCTTCATTTACCAAAAATTGCAAACAGACTGGTGCACACTGTCATACTTgcaaaaatacatctgcaaCTTTTTAGtaccaaaatgtttttactaGTGCTAACAGGGTCTGGAAAATAACTAATTATATTCactcaaaaaaatgtaatttagtgttttctgggggtacttgtactttttgaaatacagtacattttgaaaacagtacttttacttctacttacaCAAGTTTTGATCAGAGTCACTGTATTTTCatttgagtacaatactcttgtactttctCCATCTCTGttgaaaaacagctgctgttCAGAGCAAAAACTGGATTGTTGATATCTAAGGGCTGAACATTTCTGAGTTGATTTTTAATCCTAAAGTGTAATTTTACCTCCGTTCTCAGTGAAATAGACTTCAGTAtgggagttatttgacagtgttgatccaccagtgttagttcaactctgtaaagagtcagtTGATCTAAGCTCTGGGGGTATGTGTGGGcagagttccccatcatgcacttgggcagagtgtttcaTATGTGCTTAGTTGTGTTTAGCCACTCTCTgatgtacagtgatccctgctggggttcttttgttTACAGCGGATGGTGCTGTTTTTGATGTGGgacacatctgcaccatgagagaagttatccactgagttatcACTCATGTCTGTGACTCAAGGTGTTCCTAAAGGATGGGTAGTGTAT
It encodes the following:
- the LOC121513036 gene encoding uncharacterized protein LOC121513036 is translated as MTHFHPHCLFISVLFVVVSACRAGLPVFEALTATQQEEVALPCSDPHLTNPNNSSRIRWTKLGSNGQRDVILVRPKSSNIQDAERAKWKTDGRGQMSLYLTNLQMSDKGVYICEICQGWDCSPVKNITLIIKECKALQAVSATPGASVNLSCSENVTSGQQRSLNISWVMSKGMNIVNITSATAEMNGSSLTIRSVRDSDSGWYRCNYMLGQNHRCNEIRLQVGNIVVATPSQSPAQLTQLTTKTILEPSTDEGNGAVIAAIVCSVIIGIAIIATLILIMYCRLNNTQRAAQYTCRHLEEPDAAYETVAFTPANDLPNERVNSLYSNQDENLCTFHY